The Miscanthus floridulus cultivar M001 chromosome 17, ASM1932011v1, whole genome shotgun sequence genome has a window encoding:
- the LOC136516511 gene encoding auxin transporter-like protein 2, with product MVPGEQAEDAIVANVGNGKDGGEVRAMGVGGDDAEPQQHDGSKFTMKSLLWHGGSVWDAWFSCASNQVAQVLLTLPYSFSQLGMVSGVLLQIFYGLMGSWTAYLISVLYVEYRARKEKEGVSFKNHVIQWFEVLDGLLGPYWKAAGLAFNCTFLLFGTVIQLIACASNIYYINDRLDKRTWTYIFGACCATTVFIPSFHNYRVWSFLGLGMTTCTAWYLTIAAAVHGQVDGVTHSGPNELVPYFTGATNILYTFGGHAITVEIIHAMWKPRKFKYIYLLATLYVFTLTLPSAAAMYWAFGDQLLTHSNAFSLLPRTPWRDAAVVLMLIHQFITFGFACTPLYFVWEKAVGMHETSSVFLRALVRLPIVVPVWFLAIIFPFFGPINSAVGALLVSFTVYIIPALAHMLTYRSASARLNAAEKPPSFLPSWSGMFVLNAFVVAWVLVVGFGLGGWASVTNFIKQIDTFGLFAKCYQCPTKPYAGSPLPAPPHHH from the exons ATGGTGCCGGGCGAGCAGGCGGAGGACGCCATCGTGGCGAACGTCGGCAACGGCAAGGACGGCGGGGAGGTGCGCGCCATGGGCGTTGGCGGCGACGACGCTGAGCCGCAGCAGCACGACGGCAGCAAGTTCACCATGAAGAGCCTGCTCTGGCACGGCGGCTCCGTCTGGGACGCCTGGTTCAGCTGCGCCTCCAACCAG GTGGCGCAGGTGCTGCTGACGCTGCCGTACTCGTTCTCGCAGCTGGGCATGGTCTCCGGCGTGCTGCTGCAGATCTTCTACGGCCTCATGGGCAGCTGGACCGCCTACCTCATCAGCGTCCTCTACGTCGAGTACCGCGCCCGCAAGGAGAAGGAAGGCGTCAGCTTCAAGAACCACGTCATCCAG TGGTTCGAAGTTCTGGACGGGCTCCTGGGCCCGTACTGGAAGGCCGCCGGGCTCGCGTTCAACTGCACGTTCCTGCTCTTCGGCACGGTCATCCAGCTGATCGCCTGCGCAAG CAACATCTACTACATCAACGACCGGCTGGACAAGCGGACGTGGACGTACATCTTCGGCGCGTGCTGCGCCACCACCGTCTTCATCCCCTCCTTCCACAACTACCGCGTCTGGTCTTTCCTCGGCCTCGGCATGACCACCTGCACCGCCTGGTACCTcaccatcgccgccgccgtccacGGCCAG GTCGACGGCGTCACCCACTCGGGCCCCAACGAGCTCGTGCCCTACTTCACCGGCGCCACCAACATCCTCTACACTTTCGGTGGCCACGCCATCACTGT gGAGATCATTCACGCGATGTGGAAGCCTCGCAAGTTCAAGTACATCTACCTGCTGGCGACGCTGTACGTGTTCACGCTGACACTGCCGTCGGCGGCGGCCATGTACTGGGCGTTCGGCGACCAGCTGCTGACGCACTCCAACGCCTTCTCGCTGCTGCCGAGGACGCCGTGGCGCGACGCGGCGGTGGTGCTGATGCTGATCCACCAGTTCATCACGTTCGGGTTCGCGTGCACCCCGCTCTACTTCGTGTGGGAGAAGGCGGTGGGCATGCACGAGACGTCGAGCGTCTTCCTCCGCGCGCTGGTCCGCCTCCCCATCGTCGTCCCCGTCTGGTTCCTTGCCATCATCTTCCCCTTCTTCGGGCCCATCAACTCCGCCGTCGGCGCGCTCCTCGTCAGCTTCACCGTCTACATCATCCCCGCCCTCGCCCACATGCTCACGTACCGCTCCGCGTCCGCCAGATTG AACGCAGCGGAGAAGCCGCCGTCCTTCCTGCCGAGCTGGTCGGGGATGTTCGTGCTGAACGCGTTCGTGGTGGCGTGGGTGCTGGTGGTCGGCTTCGGCCTCGGCGGCTGGGCCAGCGTGACCAATTTCATCAAGCAGATCGACACGTTCGGGCTCTTCGCCAAGTGCTACCAGTGTCCTACAAAGCCGTACGCCGGGTCGCCGTTGCCGGCGCCACCGCATCATCACTGA
- the LOC136516513 gene encoding uncharacterized protein, with protein MGSLLTRTGVLPWLQAKIVDPVLQVIRRGAEPKQLAFSAALGVTIGIFPICGTTVILGAVAVAMLGSRCNAVTVMVLNLAATPIELSLIVPFLRLGETITGSGHFPLTADALKNVLTGHASKDVLLSIVHAMLGWLIAAPFVLVVLYAVSFPCFKVLVNRFGGIPSSPRTPIKAV; from the exons ATGGGCTCTCTTCTCACCAGGACTGGCGTCCTGCCATGGCTCCAGGCCAAGATTGTTGATCCCGTGCTGCAGGTCATCAGAAG GGGAGCAGAACCCAAGCAACTGGCCTTCTCTGCCGCCCTTGGTGTCACGATTGGGATCTTTCCAATATGTG GGACCACTGTTATTCTTGGTGCTGTTGCTGTAGCAATGTTGGGAAGTCGTTGCAATGCTGTTACTGTTATGGTTCTAAATTTGGCCGCCACTCCAATTGAGCTAAG CTTGATCGTCCCTTTCTTGCGTTTGGGGGAAACCATCACTGGCAGTGGGCACTTCCCCTTAACAGCCGACGCATTGAAGAATGTTCTCACTGGTCATGCATCAAAGGATGTGCTACTGAGCATCGTCCATGCG ATGCTGGGTTGGCTTATTGCTGCGCCATTTGTACTGGTCGTGCTGTACGCTGTTTCGTTCCCTTGTTTCAAGGTCCTGGTCAACAGGTTTGGCGGCATTCCTTCGAGCCCCAGGACCCCAATCAAGGCGGTGTAA